A genomic segment from Aspergillus puulaauensis MK2 DNA, chromosome 1, nearly complete sequence encodes:
- a CDS encoding RNA-binding snoRNP assembly protein NAF1 (BUSCO:EOG09263G4R;~COG:S;~EggNog:ENOG410PM0K;~InterPro:IPR007504,IPR009000,IPR040309,IPR038664;~PFAM:PF04410;~go_component: GO:0005732 - small nucleolar ribonucleoprotein complex [Evidence IEA];~go_function: GO:0003723 - RNA binding [Evidence IEA];~go_process: GO:0000493 - box H/ACA snoRNP assembly [Evidence IEA];~go_process: GO:0001522 - pseudouridine synthesis [Evidence IEA];~go_process: GO:0042254 - ribosome biogenesis [Evidence IEA]), which produces MTEPNNQNNFGATPEGPPVKRTCAIDTPPIALTPADDGSDFYNTPLVAGSPVKTEEKKEDNIEPQPTETPVTSNPHAAIPGLSLVNDSVQENQTGQSSAGTNEIKNEEGNESGARDTDAMEVEEDNKQTQGESGTNNGSPGSANVNSGAESTMVEATAAGQAEQQDEEEHPEWEIDSSPYESSSDSSDTDSSDSDDEDEDYPILSPEEQARILMQGELGDDDEGEGKGKSGANLKTANEVPEEVLPIPDITITPETKIVLLGNVEAAIENTVLITANTTGEYQVLEAGSLLCLEDRRVAGVVSETLGRVENPLYAVRFPTTADVEERGLSRGTPVYYIVEHSTFVFTQPLKGLKGSDASNFHDEEVAEDEVEFSDDEQEAEYRRKLKQKRQERKGAKHNANGNPSGAGRGGPGPSKLSQSELNYDDNVPEDGYTPLARPKNLHEMMRQEAPVESDGFSNRHSGSGGGRGRGRGSDRGRGGRGRGRGGPRDHHGHHSHPDRQPYHQPERQDAQPQPQHQNYPRFNPAQQYPSYQSLPQQPQQPQQQAYAQGAMPTTPFNFQMPYQQAYQQPNPYQQMSPTPHINPLFLAALQQQQQQQQQQPQYQQPQPQQQPPATGQQPQAQNQAMNFDQVKAQLDLLRHLSNGNQWPPRS; this is translated from the coding sequence ATGACGGAGCCCAATAACCAGAACAACTTTGGGGCTACCCCCGAAGGCCCCCCAGTTAAACGAACTTGCGCGATCGATACGCCACCCATTGCGTTGACACCAGCAGATGATGGAAGCGATTTTTACAACACTCCGTTGGTCGCAGGAAGCCCTGTGAAgacggaagagaaaaaggaagataACATCGAACCTCAGCCTACCGAGACACCTGTAACATCGAATCCACACGCCGCAATTCCCGGGTTGAGCTTGGTCAATGATAGTGTCCAGGAAAACCAAACAGGCCAGAGCAGCGCCGGTACAAACGAGATCAAAAACGAAGAAGGAAACGAATCAGGCGCAAGAGACACAGATGCcatggaagttgaagaggacAATAAACAAACCCAAGGGGAATCTGGAACGAATAATGGATCCCCGGGCAGTGCCAATGTGAACAGCGGTGCAGAGAGTACAATGGTCGAGGCGACCGCAGCCGGGCAAGCTGAGCagcaggacgaggaggaacaTCCTGAATGGGAGATCGATTCTTCCCCGTATGAATCCTCCTCTGACAGTTCCGACACAGATTCTTCGGAtagcgatgacgaggatgaggattaCCCCATCCTTAGCCCCGAGGAACAAGCCCGAATTTTGATGCAAGGAGAGCtaggcgatgatgacgaaggcgaaggaaaGGGTAAATCGGGTGCAAATCTGAAGACAGCGAACGAAGTTCCAGAGGAGGTTTTGCCGATTCCAGACATTACTATTACTCCCGAAACGAAGATCGTGCTCTTAGGAAACGTGGAGGCTGCCATTGAGAATACTGTTCTTATTACAGCAAATACTACCGGAGAATATCAGGTGCTCGAGGCTGGATCACTCCTTTGCCTGGAAGACCGCCGAGTTGCCGGTGTGGTTTCTGAGACTCTAGGACGAGTCGAGAATCCGTTATATGCCGTTAGATTTCCCACCACAGCAGACGTTGAAGAGCGCGGTCTATCTCGAGGCACTCCTGTGTACTACATCGTGGAGCACTCTACGTTCGTGTTCACCCAGCCACTGAAGGGCTTGAAGGGAAGCGATGCCTCAAACTTCCacgatgaggaagttgcTGAGGATGAAGTCGAGTTCTCTGACGACGAACAAGAAGCTGAGTATAGGCGCAAGCTGAAGCAAAAGCGCCAGGAGAGGAAGGGAGCCAAACACAACGCGAATGGAAACCCATCAGGGGCCGGAAGAGGCGGGCCCGGCCCCTCAAAGTTGAGCCAAAGCGAGCTCAATTACGATGATAACGTTCCTGAAGATGGTTACACCCCACTTGCACGGCCTAAGAACCTGCACGAGATGATGCGACAGGAAGCGCCTGTTGAGAGCGATGGTTTTTCGAACAGGcattctggctctggcggcggCAGGGGTCGCGGTAGAGGCTCTGATCGTGGTCGAGGTGGCCGTgggcgtggaagaggaggacccAGGGATCATCATGGGCACCACTCGCATCCCGATCGTCAGCCATACCATCAGCCAGAAAGACAAGATgcccaaccccagcctcaacaccAGAATTATCCTCGGTTCAACCCAGCTCAGCAATACCCGTCCTACCAATCTCTcccacaacaacctcaacagccccagcagcaggcttATGCTCAAGGTGCGATGCCAACGACGCCTTTCAATTTCCAAATGCCATACCAACAGGCCTATCAACAACCGAACCCGTATCAACAAATGTCGCCTACTCCGCATATCAACCCACTATTCTTAGCCGCATtacaacagcaacagcagcaacaacagcagcagccacagtaccaacagccccagcctcagcagcagcctcctgCCACAGGGCAACAGCCGCAGGCTCAAAACCAGGCCATGAATTTTGACCAGGTCAAGGCACAGCTGGATCTCCTGCGGCATTTGAGCAATGGAAATCAATGGCCGCCTCGCTCGTGA
- the ALG9 gene encoding dolichyl-P-Man:Man(6)GlcNAc(2)-PP-dolichol alpha-1,2-mannosyltransferase (BUSCO:EOG09261FM4;~CAZy:GT22;~COG:G;~EggNog:ENOG410PIIT;~InterPro:IPR039484,IPR005599;~PFAM:PF03901;~TransMembrane:10 (i29-53o114-132i139-158o164-182i194-217o237-258i296-318o330-349i361-380o400-423i);~go_function: GO:0000030 - mannosyltransferase activity [Evidence IEA];~go_function: GO:0016757 - transferase activity, transferring glycosyl groups [Evidence IEA]): MSRKGAEVPSVPQMQGTPRTKQRPPPPPFYLPLNITLWVCVVSNGIAAFLAPIQDCDEVFNFWEPTHYLDHGYGLQTWEYSPVYSIRSWLYISIHGIAGRIGSFLVGTKSSEFYFVRFFLAMLCAACQTRLYSAICRTLSPRIGLLFLMIVAFSPGMFHASAAFLPSSFTMYASMLGLAAFLDWRRNQQTAQGIMWFGLGAIVGWPFAGALMLPLLFEEVVIGFISGNLRKVFFEVVNGALRCLAILVAEIAVDYTFLRKLTVVPWNIVAYNVFGGEGRGPDIFGTEPWTFYIRNLLLNFNVWFLFAISSAPLLLLQAALRSQTTNKETLFRTVTLLSPFYMWFAIFTLQPHKEERFMYPAYPFLALNAAIAFHMILSYIGSSNPKELIGRVPAKLKLAVVMSVILVAINGGLLRTFGMITAYNAPLKVLRPLEQPEIAQPGDLVCFGKEWYRFPSSFFLPDGMRAKFIRSEFRGLLPGEFQDARDYSALLDGTSRTPEGMNDRNEEDAGKYTDVSQCSFLVDSHFPGRQATGLEPNYIQDEARWEEISCRSFLDASETGLLGRLIWIPDLPIIPDRFRRKWGQYCLLRQRTTHPETE; this comes from the exons ATGTCTCGGAAAGGAGCTGAAGTTCCTTCTGTACCTCAAATGCAGGGAACTCCGCGGACTAAACAACG TCCGCCTCCGCCACCCTTCTACCTCCCTTTGAATATTACGCTCTGGGTGTGTGTCGTGTCAAACGGTATCGCGGCTTTCCTTGCTCCGATACAAGACTGCGATGAGGTCTTCAATTTTTGGGAGCCAACACACTACCTGGATCACGGGTATGGGCTCCAAACATGGGAATACTCGCCGGTGTATTCAATCCGAAGCTGGCTGTACATCTCTATCCATGGGATCGCTGGAAGAATTGGCTCTTTCTTGGTTGGCACGAAATCCTCGGAGTTTTACTTTGTTCGGTTTTTCCTCGCCATGCTATGCGCAGCCTGCCAAACCAGACTGTATTCTGCTATTTGCCGAACGTTGAGCCCAAGAATCGGGCTGCTGTTCCTCATGATTGTCGCATTTAGCCCGGGAATGTTCCATGCCTCAGCAGCATTTCTTCCGTCAAGTTTTACAATGTATGCGTCTATGCTAGGCCTCGCGGCCTTTTTAGACTGGAGAAGGAACCAGCAAACGGCGCAGGGGATCATGTGGTTTGGTCTCGGGGCGATCGTGGGATGGCCTTTCGCCGGTGCTCTAatgctccctcttctctttgaAGAGGTCGTAATAGGATTCATTTCAGGGAACTTGCGAAAAGTATTTTTCGAAGTTGTGAACGGGGCTCTCAGGTGCTTAGCAATATTG GTCGCCGAAATCGCTGTTGACTATACCTTCCTTCGCAAACTTACCGTTGTGCCGTGGAACATCGTCGCATATAACGTATTCGGGGGTGAAGGTAGAGGGCCTGATATCTTTGGCACAGAACCTTGGACGTTCTACATCAGGAACCTGCTCCTAAACTTCAACGTGTGGTTCCTGTTTGCGATATCATCGGCTCCACTGCTACTCCTTCAAGCCGCACTTCGTTCCCAGACGACGAACAAGGAGACCCTCTTTAGGACTGTAACCCTTCTATCTCCTTTCTATATGTGGTTTGCGATATTCACACTGCAGCCTCACAAGGAGGAAAGATTCATGTACCCGGCGTATCCGTTTCTTGCTCTCAATGCAGCAATTGCCTTCCATATGATACTTTCATATATTGGCTCAAGCAACCCGAAAGAGCTGATCGGACGAGTCCCCGCGAAGTTAAAGCTCGCAGTGGTGATGTCTGTAATCTTGGTTGCTATAAATGGTGGGCTTCTCAGAACTTTCGGTATGATCACCGCATACAATGCTCCGTTGAAAGTTTTGCGGCCGCTGGAACAGCCAGAGATAGCCCAGCCGGGTGACTTGGTTTGCTTTGGTAAAGAGTGGTATCGCTTCCCttcatctttcttcctcccagaTGGGATGCGAGCCAAATTCATTCGAAGCGAATTTCGTGGCTTGCTTCCTGGTGAGTTCCAAGACGCTCGGGACTATTCTGCTTTGCTTGATGGTACGTCACGGACACCGGAGGGTATGAACGACCGCAACGAGGAAGACGCAGGAAAATAT ACCGACGTTTCCCAGTGCTCTTTCCTGGTAGACTCACATTTCCCCGGTCGCCAAGCCACAGGACTTGAGCCCAACTATATACAGGACGAGGCGCGGTGGGAGGAAATTTCCTGCAGAAGTTTTCTTGACGCCTCTGAGACGGGTCTCCTTGGTCGTCTTATCTGGATCCCTGATCTACCGATCATTCCAGATCGATTCCGCAGAAAATGGGGGCAATACTGCCTACTCCGACAGCGCACCACGCATCCTGAGACTGAGTAA
- a CDS encoding heme-dependent oxidative N-demethylase family protein (COG:S;~EggNog:ENOG410PFBI;~InterPro:IPR021848;~PFAM:PF11927;~TransMembrane:1 (o116-132i)), whose amino-acid sequence MGLRSMKWDEWIELDNHYLRYHADKAHRIQERGDKCCATAPEAWDAAIELLEELTSYLPERYPTMFQKTPTGLTNLVTSETFDIKQRPLPEDPMAMCARLVQDDLAIMIEKPDGEYYLLAGAILLAGFWRLSDKYGMRLSEIHTSGDVPGYKQKLEKGMMNFFRRLKPEDPVLRNNYFIQVDDSLPWSHSIGSEDAPSVSWNTAQKDKAIENHFFRSERQSLRRLPRSGGVVFTIRTYFEPITTVVQEPYVPGRLASAIRSWGDDVSRYKGKEKYGDVLLEYLDRKHEEQVAAGLEVEKEDEVRSYPF is encoded by the exons ATGGGCTTGCGAAGCATGAAATGGGACGAGTGGATCG AACTCGACAACCACTACCTACGCTACCACGCAGACAAAGCCCACCGGATCCAAGAACGCGGGGATAAATGCTGCGCAACCGCACCCGAAGCATGGGATGCAGCAATCGAACTTCTCGAGGAACT CACCTCATATCTCCCAGAGCGCTATCCAACTATGTTCCAAAAAACCCCAACAGGCCTAACAAACCTCGTCACCTCCGAAACCTTCGACATCAAGCAACGGCCTCTCCCGGAAGACCCCATGGCCATGTGCGCACGGCTCGTCCAAGACGACCTCGCCATCATGATCGAGAAACCCGACGGCGAGTACTACCTACTCGCGGGTGCAATCCTCCTCGCCGGGTTCTGGCGCCTCTCCGACAAATACGGCATGCGGCTATCCGAAATCCACACATCCGGCGACGTGCCAGGGTACAAACAGAAACTCGAAAAGGGGATGATGAACTTCTTCCGCCGGTTGAAGCCCGAAGACCCCGTGTTGAGGAATAACTACTTCATCCAGGTCGACGACTCCCTGCCCTGGTCACATAGTATCGGGTCCGAAGATGCGCCGTCTGTCTCGTGGAATACGGCGCAGAAGGATAAGGCGATTGAGAACCACTTTTTTCGATCTGAGAGGCAGTCGCTCAGGCGATTGCCGAGGTCCGGTGGGGTGGTGTTTACCATTAGGACTTATTTTGAGCCGATTACGACGGTTGTACAGGAGCCTTATGTGCCCGGGCGCTTGGCGAGTGCGATTCGGAGCTGGGGTGATGATGTGTCCAGGTAtaaggggaaggagaagtaTGGGGATGTGCTGCTAGAGTACTTGGATCGGAAGCATGAGGAGCAGGTCGCTGCAGGGTTGGAGGTGGAAAAGGAGGACGAGGTGAGGAGTTATCCTTTCTAG